One Vanessa cardui chromosome 23, ilVanCard2.1, whole genome shotgun sequence DNA segment encodes these proteins:
- the LOC124539751 gene encoding octopamine receptor beta-2R, with the protein MDQVNVTRNETSNATGVEDSEWTQAVMFKLRTAVLLLIVIMAVLGNLLVIVSVMRHRKLRVITNYFVVSLAFADILVAMVVMPFNFSVQFYNEWIFGPVICDLWNSSDVYFTSTSILHLCCISVDRYYAIVKPLKYPIKMTKKMAFVMLAATWLSPITISYAPIFMGWYTTSEYMRTRELNQCEFKVNKPYAVISSSISFWIPCTIMIFTYLAIFKEANRQEKALHARAGNAMLMHRHSREVGDKNGALHINATTPTKDRNILKMKREHKAARTLGIIMGAFILCWLPFFLFYLSTSLCDSCTYPEVVTVIMFWTGYFNSALNPIIYAYFNRDFRNAFKNTLACAFCSFCRRGASDSDALERLDRRGSAQLRVPIPSRRASDLASL; encoded by the exons ATGGATCAAGTAAACGTTACCCGGAACGAGACCAGCAACGCGACGGGCGTGGAAGATTCAGAATGGACGCAAGCGGTGATGTTCAAGCTGCGGACAGCCGTGCTGTTGCTCATCGTGATAATGGCTGTGCTTGGAAACCTCCTCGTCATCGTCAGTGTTATGCGACACAG AAAACTTCGCGTCATAACAAATTACTTCGTCGTATCTTTGGCGTTTGCTGATATTCTCGTCGCTATGGTCGTGATGCCTTTTAATTTCAGCGTACAGTTTTACAATGAATGGATATTTGGTCCTGTTATCTGTGACCTTTGGAACTCTTCGGATGTTTATTTCACATCGACATCAATTTTGCATCTGTGTTGCATATCAGTCGACAGATATTACGCTATAGTAAAACCTCTAAAATATCCCATCAAGATGACAAAAAAG ATGGCGTTTGTCATGTTAGCAGCGACATGGCTCAGTCCCATAACGATATCCTACGCCCCAATTTTCATGGGCTGGTACACCACCAGCGAATACATGAGAACCAGGGAGTTGAATCAATGTGAATTTAAAGTGAACAAACCATATGCTGTCATATCCAGTTCAATATCATTCTGGATACCATGCACTATCATGATATTCACATATCTCGCAATATTCAAGGAAGCGAATCGCCAGGAGAAAGCGCTTCACGCGAGAGCTGGCAACGCAATGCTCATGCACCGTCATTCGAGAGAAGTCGGTGATAAAAACGGCGCATTGCACATCAACGCCACGACACCAACCAAAGACAGGAATATCCTAAAAATGAAGAGAGAACACAAAGCGGCTAGGACTTTGGGTATAATTATGGGCGCTTTCATCCTCTGCTGGTTACCTTTCTTCCTGTTCTATCTGTCGACATCATTGTGTGATTCGTGTACATATCCGGAGGTTGTGACTGTGATCATGTTCTGGACTGGTTATTTTAATTCAGCCTTAAATCCGATCATTTACGCGTATTTCAACAGAGACTTTCGCAACGCCTTCAAGAATACATTGGCTTGCGCGTTTTGTAGCTTCTGCCGGCGTGGTGCGTCTGACTCAGACGCTTTGGAACGATTGGATAGACGGGGATCCGCTCAGCTCAGAGTACCTATCCCATCGAGGAGGGCATCAGATCTTGCGTCCCTTTGA